A window of Formosa sp. Hel1_31_208 contains these coding sequences:
- a CDS encoding dihydroorotase, with protein sequence MEKKTILIKNAKIVNEGKVVEGDILIENEIIKEVSDSISAKFADVVVIDVEGNYVFPGVIDDQVHFREPGLTHKGNIETESRAAIAGGITSFIEMPNTNPQTTTVEKLEEKFEIAGNSSFANYSFMFGGTNDNLDEILKVDSKSVAGLKLFLGSSTGNMLVDDPKVLEKIFRSTDMVISVHCEDEATIRKNLQEYMDEYGEDIPIEKHPIIRSEEACYISSSRAIKLAKKTGARLHVFHLSTGKETNLFSNKIPLKDKKITSEVCIHHLWFSDEDYKTKGTHIKWNPAVKTASDRDQLWKALLDDRIDVIATDHAPHTLEEKNNVYTKAPSGGPLVQHALVAMIEMFHRGKITLPKIAEKMAHNPAILFQVEKRGYIKEGYFADLVVVDINNPWSVKKDNILYKCGWSPFEGNTFKSRITHTFLNGTLVYNNFKVLDVKAAKRLTFNR encoded by the coding sequence ATGGAAAAGAAGACAATACTTATTAAAAATGCCAAAATTGTAAACGAAGGTAAAGTGGTGGAAGGCGATATTTTAATTGAAAACGAAATTATTAAAGAGGTCTCCGATTCAATTAGCGCGAAATTTGCCGATGTTGTCGTTATTGATGTTGAAGGTAATTATGTCTTTCCCGGAGTTATAGATGATCAGGTGCATTTTAGAGAGCCTGGTTTAACGCACAAAGGCAATATTGAAACCGAGTCAAGAGCAGCCATAGCAGGAGGGATTACTTCATTTATTGAAATGCCTAATACAAATCCTCAAACTACAACTGTTGAAAAACTCGAAGAGAAGTTTGAAATAGCAGGAAATTCTTCGTTTGCTAATTACTCTTTCATGTTTGGGGGAACAAATGATAATTTAGATGAGATATTAAAAGTAGATAGTAAGTCTGTGGCAGGACTTAAATTGTTTTTAGGGTCTTCAACAGGAAACATGTTAGTAGACGATCCAAAGGTGTTAGAGAAAATCTTTCGCAGTACGGATATGGTTATATCGGTTCATTGTGAAGATGAAGCGACAATTAGAAAGAACCTTCAAGAATATATGGACGAGTACGGAGAGGATATTCCAATTGAAAAGCATCCAATCATCAGAAGCGAAGAAGCTTGTTATATATCATCATCTAGGGCTATAAAATTAGCTAAAAAGACTGGAGCAAGATTACACGTTTTTCATCTATCTACCGGAAAAGAAACAAATTTATTTTCGAATAAAATCCCGTTAAAAGACAAAAAAATTACTTCAGAAGTTTGTATCCATCATCTATGGTTTAGTGATGAAGATTATAAAACCAAAGGGACACATATAAAGTGGAATCCAGCGGTTAAAACAGCCTCAGATCGAGACCAATTATGGAAAGCACTTTTAGATGATAGGATTGATGTGATTGCAACAGATCATGCTCCGCATACCTTAGAGGAGAAAAATAATGTTTATACAAAAGCGCCTTCTGGAGGGCCACTAGTTCAACATGCCTTGGTAGCTATGATTGAAATGTTTCACCGAGGTAAAATTACGTTACCTAAAATTGCAGAAAAAATGGCACATAATCCTGCTATTCTTTTTCAAGTTGAAAAACGAGGTTATATTAAGGAAGGTTATTTTGCAGATTTGGTTGTTGTAGATATTAATAACCCATGGTCTGTGAAAAAAGATAATATTTTATACAAGTGCGGATGGTCACCTTTTGAGGGGAATACATTTAAGTCGCGCATTACTCATACGTTCTTAAACGGGACTTTGGTTTATAATAACTTCAAAGTCTTAGACGTTAAAGCAGCAAAACGCCTAACTTTTAATAGATGA
- a CDS encoding DUF4296 domain-containing protein, whose product MRTTIFILTTLFLFGCNSIEKPEKPENLLSKDKMVDILYDIYILNAAKGATKTVLVDNGIFPQDYVFEKHKIDSLQFAKSNEYYGYYVEEYESILGQLEQKISRDKDKYQLQIDKELIERERNKDSIKTLSDTLKVKKKSKKIKKVDYKDYPSDRSKSSK is encoded by the coding sequence ATGAGAACTACCATATTCATTTTAACGACACTGTTTCTTTTTGGTTGCAATTCGATTGAGAAGCCAGAAAAACCAGAGAATCTTCTTTCGAAGGATAAAATGGTGGATATCTTATATGATATATATATATTAAATGCGGCCAAAGGAGCTACTAAAACCGTTTTAGTAGATAATGGCATATTTCCACAGGATTATGTTTTTGAAAAGCATAAAATTGATAGTTTGCAATTTGCAAAAAGCAATGAATACTATGGATATTATGTGGAGGAGTATGAATCTATTTTAGGACAATTAGAACAAAAAATAAGTAGAGATAAAGACAAATATCAATTACAGATTGACAAAGAGTTAATAGAACGAGAGCGCAATAAAGATTCTATAAAAACCTTAAGTGATACCTTAAAAGTCAAGAAGAAAAGTAAGAAGATTAAAAAAGTCGACTATAAAGATTACCCGTCAGACAGATCTAAATCATCCAAATAA
- a CDS encoding NAD-dependent epimerase/dehydratase family protein yields MILVTGGTGLVGSHLLFKLVSNNATVRAIYRRAHKLESVKKVFSYYTNDVDALYNKIEWITANINDIPTLEFAFKDITHVYHCAAFISFEPNRYLDLRKINIEGTANIVNLCISNQIKKLCYVSSIAAIGHEPNPNTVITEETEWNPELDHSVYAITKYGAEMEVWRGTQEGIDAVIVNPGIILGPGFWKGGGSSSLFRQIHKGMSYYTKGISAYVDVLDVIESMTQLMASSITNERFIVIAENLSFQDFQKKAAQQLGVEPAKKEATSFLLSIAWRVDWFNHKLFGKRRKLSKQLVASITSNTIYGNSKLKNALDFEFKATDQSISDVSSFYLDDLDLSDG; encoded by the coding sequence ATGATATTAGTTACAGGTGGCACTGGGTTGGTTGGTTCACATTTATTGTTCAAACTAGTGAGTAATAATGCAACGGTTCGGGCAATTTACCGAAGAGCACATAAATTAGAATCGGTAAAAAAAGTATTTTCCTATTATACGAATGATGTTGATGCATTGTATAATAAAATCGAATGGATTACCGCCAACATTAATGATATTCCGACCTTAGAATTCGCATTTAAAGATATTACACATGTATACCATTGTGCCGCATTTATTAGCTTTGAACCAAATAGATATCTTGATCTCCGTAAAATAAATATAGAAGGCACAGCAAATATTGTAAATCTATGTATTAGTAACCAAATTAAAAAATTGTGTTATGTGAGCTCCATAGCGGCTATTGGTCATGAACCTAATCCTAATACCGTCATTACTGAAGAGACCGAATGGAACCCAGAGTTGGATCATAGTGTTTATGCCATTACAAAATATGGTGCTGAAATGGAAGTTTGGAGAGGCACACAAGAAGGTATTGATGCGGTGATTGTAAATCCAGGAATTATTTTGGGACCAGGATTTTGGAAAGGTGGCGGAAGCAGCAGTTTATTTAGACAAATTCACAAAGGAATGAGTTACTACACCAAAGGTATTTCAGCATATGTGGATGTTTTAGACGTCATTGAAAGCATGACCCAGCTAATGGCGAGCAGCATTACAAATGAACGTTTTATAGTAATAGCAGAAAATCTGTCATTTCAAGATTTTCAAAAAAAAGCTGCTCAACAATTAGGGGTAGAACCTGCTAAAAAAGAAGCGACTAGTTTCTTGCTATCGATAGCATGGCGAGTGGATTGGTTCAACCATAAACTTTTTGGAAAACGCAGAAAATTGTCAAAACAATTAGTCGCATCTATAACGAGCAATACGATTTATGGCAATTCGAAACTAAAAAACGCTTTGGATTTTGAATTTAAAGCGACTGACCAATCTATAAGCGACGTTTCTTCATTTTATTTGGATGATTTAGATCTGTCTGACGGGTAA
- the tyrS gene encoding tyrosine--tRNA ligase: MIKNFVEELEWRGMIHDTMPGAEEHLIEAMRSAYIGFDPTADSLHIGNLVPIMLLAHFQRCGHKPFALVGGATGMIGDPSGKSSERNLLDEKTLRHNQEAIKKQLAHFLDFESDVPNAAVLVNNYDWMKEFSFLEFIRDVGKHITVNYMMAKDSVKNRISSESTDGMSFTEFTYQLVQGYDFLHLYKENECTIQMGGSDQWGNITTGTELIRRIAQGKGFAITCPLITKSDGSKFGKSEGGNVWLDGNRTSPYKFYQYWLNSSDEDAKKYIKIFTFLDKDEINTIVEAHQEAPHQRLLQKRLAQEITTMVHSKPDFENAEKASNILFSKSFKTDIKTLDEKTFLDVFEGVPQAQISKDELSDIDMIGALAAKTNFLASNSEARRALKENAVAVNKEKVKEDYQLSVDDLINDKYIILNKGKKNTYIIKVL; this comes from the coding sequence ATGATAAAGAATTTCGTAGAAGAATTAGAATGGAGAGGTATGATTCATGATACGATGCCTGGAGCCGAAGAGCATTTAATAGAAGCCATGCGTTCTGCATATATAGGTTTTGACCCTACAGCCGATTCTCTGCATATTGGAAATCTCGTACCCATCATGCTTTTGGCTCATTTTCAACGTTGTGGTCACAAGCCTTTTGCATTGGTAGGAGGAGCCACTGGAATGATTGGAGATCCATCTGGAAAATCTAGTGAACGCAATTTATTGGACGAAAAAACATTGCGTCATAATCAAGAAGCAATCAAAAAACAGTTAGCTCATTTTTTAGATTTTGAAAGTGATGTCCCAAATGCTGCAGTTTTAGTGAATAATTATGATTGGATGAAAGAGTTTTCGTTTTTAGAATTCATTCGTGATGTTGGAAAACATATCACTGTAAATTATATGATGGCGAAAGATTCTGTGAAAAATAGAATTTCTTCAGAATCGACAGATGGTATGTCTTTTACAGAATTCACTTATCAATTGGTACAAGGGTATGATTTTTTGCACCTGTACAAAGAAAATGAATGTACTATTCAGATGGGTGGAAGTGATCAATGGGGCAATATTACTACGGGAACCGAATTGATAAGACGTATTGCGCAAGGAAAAGGTTTTGCTATTACGTGTCCGTTAATTACTAAAAGTGACGGTTCTAAGTTTGGAAAATCTGAAGGAGGAAACGTTTGGTTGGATGGCAATAGAACCTCACCTTACAAGTTTTACCAATACTGGTTGAATTCTAGTGATGAAGATGCTAAGAAGTATATCAAGATTTTTACTTTCTTAGATAAAGATGAAATCAATACTATTGTTGAGGCTCATCAAGAAGCGCCACATCAGCGCCTACTTCAAAAGCGTTTAGCTCAGGAAATAACCACTATGGTGCATTCTAAACCTGATTTTGAGAATGCCGAAAAAGCGTCTAATATATTATTTAGTAAAAGCTTTAAAACAGATATTAAAACTTTGGATGAAAAGACCTTCTTAGATGTATTTGAAGGCGTACCTCAAGCCCAGATTTCTAAAGATGAATTATCTGACATTGATATGATTGGTGCTTTAGCAGCTAAAACTAATTTCTTAGCCTCTAATAGTGAAGCTAGACGAGCACTGAAAGAAAATGCTGTGGCCGTGAATAAAGAGAAGGTTAAAGAAGATTATCAGTTATCGGTTGATGATTTAATTAATGATAAATATATCATTTTAAATAAAGGAAAGAAAAACACTTATATTATTAAAGTGCTATAA
- a CDS encoding acyl transferase, whose protein sequence is MINTCDIFSITTAEEFQTLALEVFKFQFENNTVYRSFCDLLYKHPSDVKHIEDIPFLPIQFFKSHQVLSSNAQIEDIFSSSGTTGSVTSKHYVTDLSIYEQSFRKGFQQFYGNINDYVILALLPNYIEREGSSLIYMVNDMIAQSHHPESGFYLNNINELKEQLITLDSEGKKVLLIGVTFALLDLVEQHQFNLKNTIVMETGGMKGRRKELVREELHRILISGFGVSKIHSEYGMTELLSQSYSQGNGRFRCPNWMRVLTRDPEDALTLQQPHHTGGINIIDLANINSCAFIATQDLGRVYQDHSFEIIGRFDASDIRGCNLMVL, encoded by the coding sequence ATGATAAATACATGTGATATTTTTTCAATTACTACGGCAGAAGAATTTCAAACTTTAGCCTTAGAGGTTTTCAAATTTCAGTTTGAAAACAATACTGTATATCGCTCATTTTGTGATTTGTTATACAAACATCCTAGCGATGTAAAACATATTGAAGACATTCCGTTTTTACCAATTCAATTCTTCAAGAGCCACCAAGTTCTTAGTTCAAACGCTCAAATTGAAGACATTTTCTCAAGCAGTGGAACCACAGGGTCAGTAACAAGTAAACACTATGTCACAGACCTCAGCATATACGAACAAAGTTTTCGCAAAGGGTTTCAACAGTTCTACGGAAATATCAACGACTATGTCATTCTAGCATTATTACCCAACTACATAGAACGCGAAGGTTCATCATTAATTTATATGGTTAATGATATGATTGCGCAATCGCATCATCCTGAAAGCGGATTTTACCTCAATAATATAAACGAATTAAAAGAGCAGTTAATCACTCTGGATTCCGAAGGTAAAAAAGTACTACTTATAGGTGTGACGTTTGCGCTTCTTGATTTGGTAGAACAGCATCAATTCAACCTAAAAAACACTATTGTCATGGAAACGGGTGGTATGAAAGGTCGAAGAAAAGAATTGGTAAGAGAAGAACTTCATAGAATTTTAATATCTGGATTTGGTGTTTCGAAAATCCATAGTGAATATGGTATGACCGAACTATTGAGTCAGTCCTATTCTCAAGGCAATGGTCGCTTTAGATGCCCAAATTGGATGCGCGTGTTAACTCGTGATCCTGAGGACGCACTCACACTCCAGCAACCTCATCATACAGGAGGTATTAATATTATTGATTTGGCAAATATTAATTCGTGTGCTTTCATTGCGACGCAAGACTTAGGCCGAGTTTATCAAGACCACAGTTTTGAAATTATAGGAAGATTTGATGCTAGCGACATTAGAGGCTGTAATTTAATGGTCCTCTAA
- a CDS encoding T9SS type A sorting domain-containing protein gives MKKLYFLCLTLLITTLSFGQTTDLLISKYAEGSGDNKFLEIYNGTGADVDLSNYSISSCSNGCDTFGEFDFPDNITFASGTMLMDGDVYVIAHPSADAQILAEADTTFQFLSNGDDAYALTLAGATASTYTIIDILGDLQGDPGSGWAVGDDTNGTQNQTLTRKTSICSPNPTPLGSFGVDAATSEWNIGPIDSGWDTLGSYTGCLTNPVVTITSPTEGASLASGTTLVDIVFNGENVPAGSTFDITVALNGGSPNTINDVTSPVQIPTVDGDNLTVTIELVNGAVIASDTVNFSISFPCDLQIGTITETCDAINPGPGDTYNVTLDYTGGGTTIYTIYTQGIGTLGGDDPTSVAAGTITITNIPEDTDFVVTFTGDPVNSGCDFTRNINSPDCNPVLTLPLYDGFDYADASTLTSAPNWDNINGTSDEILISATSLSYAGLAPSTGNKASFDGGGIDNAIFFAPVTSGTVYSSFIFRVTDLSLVTDPDGGYFAFLGAFDGRLWVVPSAGGYQVGLGYNTGSADIINATEHALNDEVFVVMSYETTTGVMKAWINPSSADFEGTEPAETITFIDPTMAASINRFALRQDSTTETGFIDVDELRVGTSWADVTPTTLSTQEFTSDRFKVYPNPTSTGFVNITSGNNDNITVVVYNILGKQVINETLANNRLNVSELNTGIYILKISQNNASVTKKLVIK, from the coding sequence ATGAAAAAACTTTACTTTTTATGTTTAACATTACTCATCACTACTTTGTCTTTTGGACAAACTACAGATCTATTAATCAGTAAGTATGCTGAAGGAAGTGGAGACAACAAGTTCCTAGAAATATACAATGGAACAGGTGCAGACGTGGATTTGAGCAACTATTCAATTTCTAGCTGTTCAAATGGATGTGATACTTTTGGAGAATTTGATTTTCCTGATAATATAACATTTGCATCAGGCACAATGCTAATGGACGGCGACGTTTATGTTATAGCACACCCAAGTGCTGACGCTCAAATTCTCGCAGAAGCAGATACAACATTTCAATTCTTAAGTAACGGGGATGATGCTTATGCCTTAACTTTAGCTGGAGCAACAGCGAGTACTTACACAATTATCGATATTTTAGGAGATCTTCAAGGTGATCCTGGTTCAGGTTGGGCAGTTGGTGATGATACAAATGGAACACAGAACCAAACATTAACTAGAAAGACTTCTATTTGTAGTCCTAACCCAACACCATTAGGATCTTTTGGAGTTGATGCGGCAACATCTGAATGGAATATTGGACCAATTGATTCTGGATGGGATACTTTAGGATCTTACACGGGTTGTTTAACTAATCCTGTTGTAACCATTACGTCGCCAACCGAAGGTGCTTCTTTAGCCTCAGGTACAACCTTGGTTGATATTGTTTTTAACGGCGAAAATGTACCTGCTGGATCAACATTTGACATAACTGTTGCTCTTAATGGTGGCAGTCCAAATACTATTAATGACGTTACAAGTCCTGTTCAAATTCCAACTGTTGATGGTGATAATCTAACAGTAACGATAGAGCTTGTAAATGGAGCAGTAATTGCCTCGGATACAGTGAATTTCTCAATTTCATTTCCATGTGATCTGCAAATAGGTACGATCACTGAAACTTGTGATGCTATAAATCCAGGACCTGGAGACACATACAATGTAACTTTAGATTACACAGGAGGTGGAACAACGATTTACACTATATACACTCAGGGTATTGGAACATTAGGAGGAGACGATCCAACTTCTGTTGCGGCCGGAACTATTACAATTACAAATATTCCTGAGGATACTGATTTCGTAGTAACATTTACAGGTGACCCTGTCAATAGTGGATGTGATTTTACAAGAAATATTAATAGTCCTGACTGTAATCCAGTGTTAACATTACCGCTATATGATGGTTTTGATTATGCAGATGCATCTACGCTTACAAGTGCACCAAATTGGGATAATATTAATGGAACATCTGATGAGATCTTAATCTCCGCTACAAGTTTAAGTTATGCAGGTCTTGCTCCTTCTACTGGTAACAAAGCTTCTTTTGATGGTGGTGGAATTGATAATGCAATTTTCTTTGCTCCTGTAACGAGCGGAACTGTTTATTCTTCTTTCATTTTTAGAGTAACAGACTTAAGCTTAGTTACGGATCCTGATGGTGGTTATTTTGCCTTTTTAGGAGCTTTTGATGGTAGATTATGGGTAGTACCCTCTGCTGGCGGATACCAAGTTGGCCTAGGATATAATACTGGTTCTGCCGATATTATTAACGCTACAGAGCACGCGCTTAACGATGAAGTATTTGTTGTTATGAGTTATGAAACAACAACAGGAGTAATGAAAGCTTGGATCAACCCTTCAAGTGCAGATTTTGAAGGCACAGAACCGGCAGAAACTATTACATTTATTGATCCTACAATGGCTGCGAGTATTAATAGATTTGCATTAAGACAAGATAGCACAACAGAAACTGGATTTATAGATGTTGATGAATTAAGAGTCGGAACTTCATGGGCTGATGTTACACCTACTACATTATCTACCCAAGAATTTACTTCAGATAGATTTAAAGTTTACCCTAACCCAACATCAACAGGGTTTGTAAACATTACAAGTGGTAATAACGATAATATCACTGTTGTTGTTTATAATATCTTAGGAAAACAAGTAATCAATGAAACGTTAGCAAATAATCGTTTAAATGTATCTGAATTAAACACAGGGATTTACATTTTAAAGATATCTCAAAATAACGCTTCGGTCACTAAAAAATTAGTAATCAAGTAA
- a CDS encoding response regulator transcription factor, with amino-acid sequence MKKRDIKILLVDDEPDILEIVSYNLSSQGYQIITAENGLEAVKKAKKEKPQLIILDVMMPEMDGIEACEQIRKNPELSDTIISFLTARGEDYSQMAGFDAGADDYITKPIKPKVLVSKVKALLRRLKEEEKPDEVLKIGNLTINREEYKITIKGEELMLPRKEFELLSLLASKPNKVFKREEILDKVWGNEVVVGGRTIDVHIRKLREKIGDEKFKTIKGVGYKFVD; translated from the coding sequence ATGAAAAAACGCGATATTAAAATTTTATTGGTTGATGATGAACCAGATATTTTAGAGATTGTTAGTTATAATTTATCATCTCAGGGTTACCAAATCATAACTGCCGAAAATGGTCTAGAAGCTGTAAAAAAGGCTAAAAAAGAAAAACCTCAATTGATTATTTTAGATGTGATGATGCCAGAAATGGATGGTATTGAGGCTTGTGAACAAATTAGGAAAAATCCAGAATTAAGCGATACAATCATTAGCTTTTTAACCGCACGAGGCGAAGATTATTCTCAAATGGCTGGATTTGATGCAGGTGCTGATGATTATATTACTAAACCTATCAAACCTAAAGTGTTAGTGAGTAAAGTTAAAGCACTTTTAAGACGTCTTAAAGAGGAAGAGAAGCCAGATGAAGTATTGAAAATAGGCAATTTAACTATTAATAGAGAAGAGTACAAAATCACAATTAAAGGTGAAGAATTGATGCTGCCTAGAAAAGAGTTTGAATTGTTATCTTTGTTGGCATCAAAGCCTAACAAAGTGTTTAAACGCGAAGAAATTCTCGATAAAGTTTGGGGAAATGAAGTGGTAGTTGGTGGCAGAACAATAGATGTTCATATTAGAAAACTTCGCGAAAAAATTGGCGATGAAAAGTTTAAAACGATTAAAGGAGTTGGATATAAGTTTGTAGATTAA
- a CDS encoding cell wall metabolism sensor histidine kinase WalK, with protein MQNKIKKTYRFAAKTSLYITIFLTLLSSVFLYLLHSVNILYLVSFAIFTYVLSFVVIQYRVEKFIYRRVKKIYDDLTLLESTSLRKQPITTDMATLTEEIDKYAKDKKLEIETLKVREEYRKEFLGNVSHELKTPLFTVQGYLLTLLDGAINDKNVSEKYLNRANKGLERLIYIVKDLDMITKLEVGDLRLNIETFDIVELVENVFELLEMKAAKKKISLIFDIDYKEPIMVVADKERIQQVLSNLIVNSIKYGEEKGTTEISIENLIKNKVIVRVTDNGEGISKINIPRLFERFYRVDKSGSRKEGGSGLGLAIVKHIIEAHDERIYVESELGVGSEFSFTLEKTK; from the coding sequence ATGCAAAACAAAATAAAAAAAACGTATAGGTTCGCAGCAAAAACGTCTTTGTACATCACTATTTTTTTAACGCTCTTATCGAGTGTTTTTTTGTATTTGTTACATTCAGTAAACATTCTTTATCTGGTCTCATTTGCCATATTCACTTATGTATTATCGTTTGTGGTAATACAATATAGGGTTGAGAAATTTATTTATCGAAGAGTCAAGAAAATCTACGATGATTTAACCTTGTTAGAGTCTACTAGCCTTCGTAAGCAACCTATTACTACTGATATGGCAACACTTACAGAAGAAATAGATAAATATGCTAAAGACAAAAAGCTTGAGATTGAAACCTTGAAGGTGAGGGAGGAATATCGTAAAGAGTTTTTAGGTAATGTATCTCATGAATTAAAGACGCCATTATTTACCGTTCAAGGGTATTTGTTAACCTTATTGGATGGCGCAATTAATGATAAAAACGTTAGTGAAAAATATCTCAATAGGGCTAATAAAGGATTAGAACGTCTTATATACATTGTTAAGGATTTAGATATGATTACCAAATTAGAAGTTGGGGATTTACGTCTAAATATAGAAACTTTTGATATTGTAGAATTGGTAGAAAATGTTTTTGAACTGCTTGAAATGAAAGCTGCGAAGAAGAAAATTTCATTGATCTTCGATATCGATTATAAAGAGCCCATTATGGTTGTGGCAGATAAAGAACGGATACAACAAGTGCTATCAAATCTTATTGTAAACTCTATAAAATACGGCGAAGAAAAAGGCACAACCGAAATAAGTATAGAAAATCTAATCAAAAACAAGGTAATTGTTAGAGTCACAGATAATGGTGAAGGCATCTCAAAAATTAATATTCCTCGACTATTTGAACGTTTTTATAGAGTAGACAAAAGTGGCTCTAGAAAAGAAGGAGGTTCAGGATTAGGTCTTGCTATTGTCAAACATATTATTGAAGCACATGATGAAAGAATTTATGTTGAAAGTGAATTAGGAGTTGGTAGTGAGTTTTCATTTACCCTTGAAAAGACTAAATAG
- a CDS encoding glycosyltransferase translates to MKSKKRILIAPLNWGLGHATRCVPIINALIKHHFEPVIASDGAALVLLKKEFPNCQSIELPSYHITYPKKGKHFKLKLLQDSPKLMKAIIAEKRETAAIIEKYKIDGIISDNRLGIHHKSLPCVFITHQLQVLSGTTTWLSTNLHQKVIKRFEECWVPDNLGDPNLSGKLGHFPLYEIPIKYIGPLSRLKKEHLPIAYDILVLISGPEPQRSILETKLLDVFKHYNGNILFIRGLIEKEQHISISGQLTIYNFMTTEEINTAINESKIIVTRSGYTTLMDLTKLNKKVFFIPTPGQFEQEYLAKRLTSLGYAPSCSQDEFSLEKLNETSKYKGLQTMDYDVNYKKLFSLFKGK, encoded by the coding sequence ATGAAATCGAAAAAACGAATTCTAATAGCACCCTTAAATTGGGGTTTAGGACACGCAACTAGATGTGTCCCAATTATAAATGCCCTTATAAAGCATCATTTTGAACCTGTGATAGCTAGCGATGGCGCAGCACTGGTATTATTAAAAAAAGAATTTCCTAATTGCCAATCAATTGAATTACCTTCTTATCATATCACTTATCCAAAAAAAGGCAAACATTTTAAATTGAAGTTACTTCAAGATTCGCCCAAACTTATGAAAGCGATAATAGCTGAAAAAAGAGAAACAGCCGCTATAATTGAAAAATATAAAATTGACGGAATTATTTCCGACAATCGCTTGGGCATTCATCATAAAAGTTTACCCTGTGTTTTTATAACACATCAACTTCAGGTTTTAAGCGGAACTACCACCTGGCTAAGTACCAATCTACATCAAAAAGTTATTAAACGATTTGAAGAATGTTGGGTTCCTGACAATTTAGGGGATCCAAATCTTAGTGGTAAATTAGGACACTTTCCCTTGTATGAGATACCTATTAAATATATTGGTCCGTTGAGCCGACTAAAAAAAGAGCACCTTCCAATTGCATATGATATTCTTGTTTTAATTTCAGGACCTGAACCACAACGTTCAATTTTGGAAACTAAACTCTTGGATGTATTCAAACATTATAATGGGAATATTCTATTTATAAGAGGCCTGATAGAAAAGGAACAGCATATTTCCATATCTGGTCAGTTAACTATTTATAATTTTATGACCACAGAGGAAATCAATACGGCCATCAACGAAAGTAAAATCATTGTAACTCGTTCGGGATATACGACGCTTATGGATTTAACCAAATTGAATAAAAAGGTCTTTTTTATTCCAACACCTGGGCAATTTGAGCAAGAATATTTAGCCAAACGTCTCACCTCTCTTGGTTATGCTCCCAGTTGCAGTCAAGATGAATTTAGCTTGGAGAAACTTAATGAAACTTCAAAATACAAAGGTTTGCAAACAATGGATTATGATGTGAATTACAAAAAACTATTTAGTCTTTTCAAGGGTAAATGA
- the trmB gene encoding tRNA (guanosine(46)-N7)-methyltransferase TrmB — translation MGSKNKLKRFKENETFENVFQPSRDDLVKSNYSLKGNWNKTVFKNDHPLILELGCGRGEYSVELAKKYPQKNFIGIDIKGARFWRGAKTAIEEHISNVAFLRTQIELVDFAFAENEVDEIWITFPDPQIKYKRTKHRMTNSDFLKRYKTILKPEGVVNLKTDSEFMHGYTLGLLHGEGHEVLYANHNVYKQEGSPKDVTSIQTYYESQYLEQNKPITYIRFKIK, via the coding sequence GTGGGAAGTAAAAACAAACTGAAGAGGTTTAAAGAGAATGAAACATTTGAAAACGTGTTTCAGCCGAGTCGCGATGATTTGGTTAAGTCAAATTATAGCTTAAAAGGAAATTGGAATAAAACGGTTTTTAAGAATGATCATCCTCTTATTTTAGAATTAGGTTGTGGTCGTGGAGAATATTCAGTGGAACTTGCAAAAAAGTATCCGCAGAAAAACTTTATTGGGATTGATATTAAAGGCGCACGTTTTTGGAGAGGGGCAAAAACAGCCATAGAAGAGCATATTTCAAATGTTGCTTTCTTAAGAACTCAAATTGAATTAGTAGACTTTGCCTTTGCCGAAAATGAAGTGGATGAAATTTGGATTACCTTCCCTGATCCACAAATAAAATACAAGCGAACAAAACATAGAATGACCAATTCAGATTTCTTAAAACGCTATAAAACAATTCTAAAACCTGAAGGTGTTGTTAATTTAAAAACAGATAGCGAATTCATGCATGGATATACACTAGGACTGCTGCATGGTGAGGGGCACGAAGTGCTTTACGCTAACCATAACGTCTATAAACAAGAAGGAAGCCCAAAAGACGTTACCAGTATTCAAACCTATTATGAGTCTCAATATCTAGAGCAAAACAAACCAATTACGTATATTAGGTTTAAAATTAAATAG